The following is a genomic window from Candidatus Omnitrophota bacterium.
TCGGGAACTACATTATCCTGAAAATTTCTAAATAATTCCTTCTCTTTTAAAAGTTCTTCTTTTAGCTTCTGACATACGGGACATGTCTTTAGATGTTCTTCCACTTTAAGATATAAATCTCCTTTTAGTTCTTTATCCAGATAATCAGTTTTAATTAAATTCTGAAAATGCTTACACTTCATTTTTAATCAACTCCTTTTGGGCACAGTAAAGTAATTTTTCTCTTGCCCGTTTAAGACGCGTGCGCACTGTATTGATAGGAATCTTCAATACCTCTTTTATCTCCTCATAACTCAAACCCTCTATTTCTCTAAGAATAAGACATGTTCTCTGCTTTTCATCTAATAACCTGAGTAATCTATCCACCGTTGCTTTGCTATCTGATTTCTCCAGAGCCTCGTTTAGTTTTTCCTCATCAGAAGCCGAAATTACATTCTCTTTATACTCCATATTAAGATTCTGTTCTTTAACCTTCCTCCGGTATTTATTAATTGCCGTATTTACCGCAATCCGGTATAACCAGGTGGAAAAAGCGGAACGAAAGCGAAAATTCTTTAAATTTCTATAAACCTTAATAAATACATCTTGGGTAACCTCCTCTGCATCCTGTTGGTTACAAGTAATGCGCAACGCAACATTATAGACAAATGCTGAAGTCATGCGGTAAATTTCCTCAAATGCTTTAATGTCATTATCGCCTGCTCTTTCTAATAACTCTCCTGAAACCTCAAATCTCTTTCCCATAATATTAGACAAGAAATACTCTTAAAAAAGTTCCTTAAGCAGCTGTCCGGCGGTCTAATTTTTCTCGGCGTTTATTCTTTTTATATTGGGCAGGATAAAATTTATTTTTAAGGGATTTGATTTGGAAAAATTTGTTCTGTCGGTTATCCATCTTACGCATTGAGAATTATTACCTTCGTAAAATTATATCTTCTACTCTCCTAAAAAGCAAATGCCGAGGGGCGGTATCGTCGGCTTTCGCCTCCTTAAAAGACAACCCTGATGGTTTCCTTTTAATATTTTCCTTCCTTCCGCAGGGTAGTTTATGTCCTTGGGGAAAACAATTCTTTTTTCTCCCCAAACCTCACTTTTTCCGATACCGCATACCTTAAAAGATGAAATGCCGAGGGGCGGTATCGATCCGCCTACGCGCGGATTTTCAGTCCGCCGCTCTACCATCTGAGCTACCTCGGCATTAGATATAAGTTCAGAAGCCAAAATGCAAAGTTAAAAATTTATAAGTTAGGTATTGATTATAACAAGAAAAAATTTATTGGGCAAGGAATTTTTGTTGCGATACCTTACAACTAATAATTGCATTTTATCGTATGTTTTGCTAAAATCTTTATAAAACCGAGATAATTAAAATGGCAGGAGAACCGAATTTAAGACAGGAAATTATTCAAAAGTTAAAACTCTCCCCTCAAATGTTCAAGGCAATCCATATCCTTGAACTCACTCTACCTGAATTAAGAGAACTACTTGAACAGGAATTTCAGGAAAATCCTCTCATAGAAATCGAAGACAAAGATAGAGATAACTCAGTTGTTCAAGAAGAAATAGAAGATGATTGGTCAGATTATTTTGAAGGAGAAAAAGACCCTAATGTAAAAGAATTAGAGAAGAAACGCGCCTACCGCGAAAGTCTTGTTACTACCCCTCCCAATCTTCAAGAAGACCTCCTTCATCAACTTCGTATTAACGACATCTCAGAAGAAGAATACATCGTTGGGGAAACGATAATTGGTAATATTGATGAAGATGGATATCTAAGTGTACCCTTAGAAGAAATCGCTAAAGATGTAAACAAAGAAATAACGGAGGTAGAAAAAATCCTCTCTCTCATTCAAACTTTTTATCCTCCAGGAGTGGGAGCACGCGACTTAAGAGAATGTTTACTTCTACAATTGAAAAGAAAAAACGAAACAGAAACCCTTGCTTTTAAAATCGTAGAAAATCATTTTCTGGAACTAGAGACGAAAAAATACGATAAGATAATTAAAGAACTCGGTATAACCTCTGAAGAACTTAAAAATGCAGCTCAACATATTGCAAAACTAGATCCTAAACCTGGAAGGGCAATAAGTAGCAAACCACCTATCTATGTTCTGCCCGACCTCATCTTGGAAGAAACCGAAGAAGGAAAATATTTAGTCAGACTTAATAATGAATACATCCCCTCTATCCGCATAAATCAATATTATACAAAACTAATTAAAGACCCCCACACACCCGAAGATGCCAAAAAATATATTCAGGACAAACTCTCTGCAGGTGAATGGTTAATTAAAGCCATCCATCAACGCCACGAAACCATTCTTAAAATTGCCCAATACATTATAGATGTTCAAAAAGAATTTTTTGAAAAAGGCAAAGGTAATCTTAAACCTCTAATTTTAGCTCAGGTAGCAGAAAAAATAGGGGTAGATGAATCCACAGTAAGTAGAACCATAAATGGTAAATACATTGATACACCGATGGGAATATTTGAACTGAAGGATTTTTTTACTAAAGCAGTGAAAGGAGAAACGGGAAACATTTCTATTGATTCACTAAAATCAAAAATCGCTGATTTAATTAAATCTGAGGATCCCCATCATCCACTCAGTGATCAGGACCTTGTGGATAAACTTAAAGAAGAAGGAATAAATATCGCCAGACGAACCGTAACCAAATACCGGGAAGAGTTAAATATCCTCCCCTCTCATTTAAGAAAACAAAAACTTTGATTTTTCTTGAAAGCTAAACATATTTTCTTTATAATAGCTAAAAGTAAATTTTGCCTTTTGCCTCAAAGGAGGTGAAGAAATGCCGAAAGAAACCGAGGAGAGGTTATTCCCCGAAATCATTGGGGAAAGCCCGAAGATGTTAGAAGTCTTTGAAGTAATGCAGAAGGTAATAAAAACAGATAGCACCGTTTTAATCACCGGTGAAACAGGAACAGGAAAGGAACTGGTTGCCCGAGCAATCCATTACAATGGCTCAAGAAGAGATGGTGCTTTTGTAGCGGTAAACTGCTCTGCGCTCACAGAAACACTTCTAGAAACCGAATTATTTGGCCATGTAAAGGGTTCTTTTACAGGAGCAATTGCTGAGAAGAAGGGGTTGTTTGAAGTAGCAGATAAAGGAACTTTCTTTATGGACGAAATCGGAGACATCAGCCCAAACCTTCAAGCAAAATTACTTCGCGTACTTCAAGAGGGGGTAATTAAGAAAGTAGGAGGAACACAGGATATAAAAGTAGATGTTCGCCTTATTGCTGCCACGAACCGTGACCTTACCAAGGAAGTTGACCGGGGAAGTTTCCGTCGTGACCTCTATTACCGTGTCAGTGTAGTGGAGATACACATTCCTCCTCTGAGAGAAAGAAAAGAGGATATTTCTATTTTAGCAGAGTATTTTCTAAAACGGTTTTCTCAGAAGGTAAACAAGGATATCAAAGGATTTTCTCCCTCCGCGATGAAACTGCTCTATGATTATGACTGGCCGGGTAATGTAAGAGAACTTGAACACGAGATTGAACGCGCAGTTATCCTTAATGAAACAAACGAAATCACCCCTGATGACCTTTCTGAAAGAATTCGCTCGGGAGGCGTGGCATTAAAGATAGAAGAGATAAAAACACGCTCTTTGAAAGGCGTTATCAACAATTATGAGAAAAAAATTATTTCTGAGTTATTGGGAGAAATGCGTTGGAATAAAACCAAGGTAGCAGAAGTACTGGGGATAACCCGTCAAGCACTGAACAAAAAAAT
Proteins encoded in this region:
- the rpoN gene encoding RNA polymerase factor sigma-54, which codes for MAGEPNLRQEIIQKLKLSPQMFKAIHILELTLPELRELLEQEFQENPLIEIEDKDRDNSVVQEEIEDDWSDYFEGEKDPNVKELEKKRAYRESLVTTPPNLQEDLLHQLRINDISEEEYIVGETIIGNIDEDGYLSVPLEEIAKDVNKEITEVEKILSLIQTFYPPGVGARDLRECLLLQLKRKNETETLAFKIVENHFLELETKKYDKIIKELGITSEELKNAAQHIAKLDPKPGRAISSKPPIYVLPDLILEETEEGKYLVRLNNEYIPSIRINQYYTKLIKDPHTPEDAKKYIQDKLSAGEWLIKAIHQRHETILKIAQYIIDVQKEFFEKGKGNLKPLILAQVAEKIGVDESTVSRTINGKYIDTPMGIFELKDFFTKAVKGETGNISIDSLKSKIADLIKSEDPHHPLSDQDLVDKLKEEGINIARRTVTKYREELNILPSHLRKQKL
- a CDS encoding sigma-54 dependent transcriptional regulator — its product is MPKETEERLFPEIIGESPKMLEVFEVMQKVIKTDSTVLITGETGTGKELVARAIHYNGSRRDGAFVAVNCSALTETLLETELFGHVKGSFTGAIAEKKGLFEVADKGTFFMDEIGDISPNLQAKLLRVLQEGVIKKVGGTQDIKVDVRLIAATNRDLTKEVDRGSFRRDLYYRVSVVEIHIPPLRERKEDISILAEYFLKRFSQKVNKDIKGFSPSAMKLLYDYDWPGNVRELEHEIERAVILNETNEITPDDLSERIRSGGVALKIEEIKTRSLKGVINNYEKKIISELLGEMRWNKTKVAEVLGITRQALNKKIERYDLDRRKKKRS
- a CDS encoding sigma-70 family RNA polymerase sigma factor, whose translation is MGKRFEVSGELLERAGDNDIKAFEEIYRMTSAFVYNVALRITCNQQDAEEVTQDVFIKVYRNLKNFRFRSAFSTWLYRIAVNTAINKYRRKVKEQNLNMEYKENVISASDEEKLNEALEKSDSKATVDRLLRLLDEKQRTCLILREIEGLSYEEIKEVLKIPINTVRTRLKRAREKLLYCAQKELIKNEV